Below is a window of Prosthecochloris sp. GSB1 DNA.
GCCGCTTTTCCGCGCTATGCCGACGGCCGTTCCGAGCGCATAGGACGACTGGTCTGAAAAATCCGTGGGGACGAGGATTTTGTTCATGGCGTCATTGCAACATGGTTGATACGTTTTTCTTAAAGGTAAAAAATAGTGCGCCTCGCGAAAAACTCTCCACCCGTTTCCCGGAATTGCCGGCCGTTGCATTCTATGCAAAGGGCCGGTGACGAATATTGGAAACGAACAAAGGAGGTTTTACTATATTACCTGCTGGTAATAAGGTTTTTGCATTGTTCGAAAGAGTGTATGGAGATTCTCGGCCGGAAAGACGAGTCATGCCGCCACGACGGAGGGGAAGAGCGTATGGAAGATTTCGTCCGCCGGACGATGCGTTCCAGCGCTGACCTCGTCGGACGCGTGGCAGATGCCGGTAGCGAGAGGATCGTCTCCATGGCGGCTGTCATTGCCGACGTTTTCCGGTCTGAAGGCAAGCTGCTGCTCTGCGGCAACGGGGGAAGCGCTTCGGACGCGCAGCATCTTGCGACCGAGCTTACCATTCGTTACAGAAAGAGCGTTCTGAGAAGGGCGCTGCCGGCCATAGCCCTATCGGCCGATACTTCGGCGCTGACCGCGGGCGCGAACGACCTTGGTTACGACCAGGTCTTCGCCCGGCTTGTCGAGGCCTACGGGAGAAGCGGAGACGTGCTTCTCGGTATCTCGACCAGCGGCAACAGCATGAGCGTCTATAACGCGCTTCGCAGGGGCCGTTCGATCGGCATGCATACGCTCGCCCTGCTCGGCGGCGACGGCGGCAGGATACGGGAGGTCTCGGACCACTCGATCATCGTTCCCTACGCGGAAGCGGCGGATCGCGTTCAGGAATGCCATATTGTGATCGGCCATGTCATTATCGACTGTATCGAACGGATGCTGGGGTATTGTGTCGACTCTCCCGAAACCGGAAAGTAACGCTAACTGAAAAAAAGTTCCCATGACTATCAGGACCATAGAAGGTGTGCTCGACGCCAGGGATGCCAGATTCGCTCTGGTCGTTTCACGCTTCAACGATTTCATCGGCCAGAAACTTGTCGAAGGCGCGCTCGACTGTATTCTTCGTCACGGAGGTTCGGAGGAGAATATCGAGATATTCAAATGCCCCGGTTCGTTCGAACTGCCCGCAGCGGCTAAGAAGGCGGCCGTTTCCGGCCGCTACGACGCCGTCATCACACTCGGTGCCATCATCAGGGGCGCCACCGCTCATTTCGACGTCATCGCGGCCGAGGCGACGAAAGGCATCGCCCAGGTCGCTCTCGATACCATGGTGCCGGTCACTTTCGGCGTTCTGACAACCGACAATCTTGAACAGGCTATCGAACGGGCGGGGACAAAGGCGGGAAACAAGGGATTCGACGCCGCCATGGCCGCCATTGAAATGGTCAATCTCTACCGGCAGTTGTAATGCGCCGGCGCCGTCCGGAACGCCCTCATGTTTCGTTCGGCGTCTTTCGGAGCCCGGTTTGCATTGACCGCGCTTTTTTTCGGGATCGAACAGATGCCGCTTGTCGCCGATGAGCGTCGGTGACGCCGTGGTCACGGGGTGAGCCACGAGGTACGTGTCTACAGGATCGGCCCATAATGCGCAGCGACCTTTGTTCTGAAAACGTGAGAAGACAGGGTACATGTATCGAAACCTGACGGGAAAGGTGCTGCGGCATGGCAGGGAAGCGCGACAGTGGCTTGCATGCGCCTTACGGAGAAACCCTGGCGAATCGGTCTTCTTCTATACCTTTCACAAGTGCGCCAGTACGCTGTTCAGCGCCCATGTTCTCAAGAGCGTGCGGGGCTTGCGCAACGTGGACTACGCCAGGCGCATCTACGCGGGGGGGCATACGGGAACGGCGGAGTTCGTCGATAAGGGGTATGTCTACGGCCCCATCCGTCTTTCGGCCATTCCGGGTTCACCGGTGTATGAAAACCTCGTCGGGCCCGCTTCGGAAAAGGATTTCATAGAAAATCGCATCGCCGTGTTCCTGATCAGGGACCCCCGTGATATTCTCGTTTCATCCTATTATTCCTTCGGCTTCACTCACGGAGAGAGCGGGGTGGGCGAGATTGGCCTGCACCAGCGCATGCGCCGGGAGCGTATCGCAGGAAGGACGGTCGACGACTACGTTCTGGATGCGGCGCCGGTCGTCCGGGCGAATTTTCTCAAGCTTGGCGAGCTGAACGAAGCGTGCCGGAGAAGCGTCGTGCTCCGTTATGAAGACATGATTTTCGACTGGGAGCTGTTCACGCGTGAGCTGACGAAATATCTGGATATAGGGCCTTCCGTTCTGAGGCGGATATACGCGAAATCGAGGCCGCGAAGCAAGGAGGACCGATCGTCACACCGCCGCTCGGGTATGCCTGGCGGATTCAGGGATACGCTGCGGGGAAGAACGGTCGATCAGTTGAACGAGATCCTCGGAGAGGCGCTGGACGCTCACGGTTACCGGACATGATAGCACGGGAGGAGGAAACGTTCAGGCTGCCCTGCCGTATTTGTCCAGGCCGCGGCTGATGGTTTCGAATGCGTATTCCTGGATTTCCTGCGCTGTTTTGCCCGAGGTATCTATCGGTTTGCCTATGATGAGCCTGACGGTTGCCTTGCTGATTTTCAGGCTTTTCTTGGGCGTCAGCCGGTTGCTGCCGATAATGGTGACCGGCAGGACCGGAACGCCGGCTTTTTCAGCGATGATGAACGCACCTCGCTTGAAAGGTCCGAGGTCGCCATTTTCCGATCTGGTACCTTCCGGGAAGATATGGACGGAGCGGCCGCTTTTGAGCACTTCGACGGCCTTGAAGAGGCTTTTGAGGGCTTCCCGGTTCTGACCGCGTTTGATCAGGACATAGCCCGCTTGCTTGATCGCCCATCCGAAGACTGGAATCTTGCCCAGTTCCTCCTTGGCGACGAATCGCATGTTCAGCGGAATCATGCCCAGAATGAGCGGGATGTCGGCCATTCCCGCGTGATTGCTGACGATGAGATAGTTTCGTTCATGGTCGTAGAGCGTCTCCCCGGTCACTTCGACGTCGATCCCCATCAGTCTGGCGCAGAAGCGTCCCCACCATGCGGCCATCCGGTGGAAGCTGTCGCCGCTTGGATCGGCGAGATTGACGACAAGCGCGATCAGGAGGCCGAAAAACATGACCGGCAGGACGACCAGAAAAAAAAGAAGCGTCTGAAGGGTCACTGCAATCAAAAGTCAAGGTTCAAAAATCCGGTTCTTCGTTTCACCGGTTTTCCGGCGGCCGCTGTCAGTGGCCGCTGTCGAGATGCGTGAGGAACGTTTCGAGGTCACGGTAGTCGGAACCGATTTCGATCGAGATCTTTTGTCTGTCGAGAACGTCCTGAAGCCTGTCGGGAATGGTTATATCCATGCCGAGGGCTTTTTTGATGGATTCTATGAACTTGGCCGGATGCGCCGTCGACAGGACGACTCCGGGACCGTCAATCTCAGGATTACTTGCGCGAAACGCCTCCAGGCCAGCGTAGCCGACGGCGGTATGCGGATCCATGATATAACCGAAACGGTCGTAGACCGACCGGATCGTCTCCAGGGTTTGCGCGTCGGAAACCGCATGGCCCGAGATATCACGTCCCATCGCGCGGTAGTCGCCGTCGTAGAAATGCCTGAGACGGGCAAAGTTGCTGGGATTGCCGACATCCATGGCTGTCGAGAGCGTTCCGACCGTCGGACGGGGCTCGTAGCGGCCGTCCTCGAGATAGCGCGTCACGCTGTCGTTGGCGTTCGAGGCCGCGACGAAACAGGCGATCGGGAAACCCATCTTTTTGGCCAGCACGCCTGCTGTCAGATTGCCGTAATTGCCGCTCGGGACGGAAAAGACGGGTTGTTTTCCGTCGTGCTTCTTTTCGAGCTGCATCGACGCCCAGGCGTAGTAGAACGACTGGGGGATGAGTCTCGAAACATTGATCGAATTCGCCGAGGTCAGCGTGAGGCGCTGTCTCAGCTCACCGTCCATGAATGCCTGTTTGACAAGTCGCTGGCAGTCGTCGAAGTCGCCGTCCACTTCGAGCGCAGTGACATTGCCGCCGACGGTCGTGAGCTGCTGTTCCTGCAGGCGGCTGACCTTTCCTGAAGGATAGAGCAGCACGACCCTGGTGTTCGCGACGTCCCTGAATCCGTATGCGACGGCGCTCCCCGTGTCTCCCGAGGTCGCGACAAGAATCGTGATCAGCTTGTTTTCCTGCGCGGCGAAATATCCTGTGAGCCGCGCGAGGAAACGGGCTCCGTAATCCTTGAAGGCCAGTGTCGGGCCGTTGAACAGTTCCTCGACATAGGTTCTGTTGTCGAGCGGGATGATGGGGGTGTTGAAGTCGAAGCTTTTTTCGACGATGTCGGCGAGCCGGTCGTCCTCGATTTCTCCCGAGGCGAATTTTTTCGCGATGGCGAACGCGATATCCTTGAAGGGCGCCCCGCGCAGCAAGGCTTTTTCCTCTTCCGAAAAGACGGGGATGACGGCGGGGACATAGAGGCCGCCGTCGCTCGCAAGCCCCTCGAGCGTGGCTTTTTTCAGGGTTGCCGGGGTCGTTTTTTTATTGGTGCTGTAAAAAATCATGGGACTCGATTCAGTGGATAGTCGTTACAGTATTCTCGCGCCTTCCTTGCAGACGGGAGATACCCATATATCGGCTTCGAGCCGTTCCCTGCTTTCCAGGAACGCGTTCCTCATCGCTTCCCCTACCTTTTCGGCAACCGGGGCGGAGGACGAGAAGGCGAAAATCGACGGGCCCGATCCGGCAATGCTGCAGCCAAGCGCGCCTGCCCCCAGCGCGGCGCGCTTGACATCATAAAAGCCGGGAATCAGGGGGGCTCTCCTGGGTTCGGCGATGACGTCGACCAGCGAGCGGCCGATGAGCTCGTAATCGGACATCAGGAGCCCGGAAACCAGCGCGCCGACGTTGCCCCATTGCTCGGTCGCGGTTTTCAGCGGAATCGTACGGGGCAGTACCGAACGCGCATAGGCTGTGCGGAGCTCGATATGCGGATGCGCAAGTGTGCAGTAAAGGTTTTCAGGCGAGGGGATCGTGATCAGGTCGATAGGGTTGTAACTTCTGATCAGCACGAAATTTCCCAGCATGGCCGGGGCCGCGTTGTCAGCGTGCGCCGTGCCGCAGGCGACGCGTTCCCCCTCGATTGCGAAATGGACCAGTTCCATCTTGTCGCAGGGCCGGCCAAGCAGTTCGTTCGCCGCAACGAGCGCGGCGGCGGCGCTGGCGGCGCTGCTGCCCATGCCGCTGCTCAGCGGGAGCTTTTTTATCAGTTCCAGCTCGATATGGCCTTTGAAATCGACGTTCTTCTGCGTGCGTATATATTCAAGGAATTTCAGCACGACGAAACTCGACGTGTTTTTTTTTGGATCCCTCGGCAGCGCCCCACCGTCTCCGCTGATGGATGCGATAGAAACGGGCAGTTCTTCTTCCCGGCCTTCGTGCAGGGTCAGAACGACTTCGTCGCCGGGTTCCGTGATGGCGAAACCCAGGATATCGAAGCCGCAGGCGACATTGCCGATGGTTGCCGAAGCGAATCCCCTAACAGTTTTCATATACGTAGACAGTAGCTAAAATTCCTTTGCCGGCAAGGCGGGGGCGAGCCTGAAAAGCCTGGCAATTCAAATTAACCGGAGAATTTGAATTACTAAAAGCTTTTCATTAAATTTGGCTTTCAAAATTTTTAGGGAAGGGATGTGACCGTGTCTGATTTTCTTGTGAAAGTATAATAAAATAAACTTTCTCCTTTCTTAACAAATAACAAAGCCAATTACGATATGTCTACAACAGTCAGGCCTGATGAGGTTTCAGCCATACTCCGGAAACAGCTGGCGGGTTTCGAGTCGGAGGCGGATGTTTACGATGTGGGTACCGTGCTCCAGGTGGGTGACGGTATCGCCCGAATTTATGGGCTGTCCAAGGTCGCCGCGGGTGAACTGCTCGAGTTTCCGAACAATGTCATGGGTATGGCGTTGAACCTCGAAGAGGATAATGTCGGTGCAGTTCTGTTTGGGGAATCTGACAGTGTTAAGGAAGGAGATTCAGTCAAGAGAACCGACATTCTCGCCTCTATCCCGGCCGGCGAAGCGATGCTCGGAAGGGTTATCGATCCTCTCGGTAAGCCGATCGACGGCAAGGGCCCGATCGACACCCGGATACGCCTGCCGCTCGAACGCAGGGCCCCCGGCGTCATCTACCGTAAATCGGTTCACGAGCCGTTGCAGACAGGTCTGAAAGCCATCGACTCGATGATTCCGATCGGCCGCGGCCAGCGCGAGCTGATTATCGGCGACCGTCAGACCGGCAAGACCGCCGTCGCCATCGATACGATCATCAACCAGAAAGGCAATGGCGTCTATTGCATTTACGTCGCCGTCGGCCAGAAGGGCTCGACCGTCGCCCAGGTGGTCAACACGCTCGAGAAAAACGGCGCGATGGAATACACCACGGTCATTTCCGCCACGGCTTCCGACCCGGCGCCGATGCAGTTTATCGCCCCGTATGCTGGTGCCACCATAGGCGAGTACTTCCGCGATACCGGTCGTCACGCTCTCGTGATATACGACGATCTTTCCAAGCAGGCGGTTGCGTACCGTCAGCTTTCCCTGCTGCTGCGCCGTCCGCCGGGACGCGAAGCGTATCCGGGCGACGTCTTCTACCTGCATTCGCGTCTTCTCGAACGCGCAGCCAAGATCACCGACGATCTCGAGGTCGCCAAGAAAATGAACGATCTTCCCGAAGACCTGAAGCCCATAGTCAAAGGCGGAGGCAGTCTCACGGCGCTTCCGATCATCGAAACCCAGGCGGGTGACGTTTCGGCCTATATCCCGACCAACGTCATCTCTATTACCGATGGTCAGATCTTCCTCGAGTCCAACCTTTTCAACTCGGGTCAGAGGCCGGCCATCAACGTCGGTATTTCGGTCTCCCGAGTCGGCGGCAGCGCGCAGATCAAGGCCATGAAGAAGGTCGCCGGCACGCTTCGTCTCGATCTCGCCCAGTTCCGCGAACTGGAGGCGTTCTCGAAGTTCGGTTCCGATCTCGACAAGGCTACCAAGGCCCAGCTCGACCGCGGCGCCCGTCTTGTCGAAATCCTCAAGCAGGGTCAGTATGTACCCATGCCCGTCGAGAAGCAGGTTGCCATCCTCTACGTTGGTACACAGGGTATTCTCGACCAGCTCGACACGAAATATGTCCGTAAGTTCGAGGAGGAATTCCTTTCTCTTCTGGAGCACAAGCACGGCGAAATTCTCAAAACCATTGCCGAGACCGGCCAGATGGACGCCGATCTCGCGAGCAGGCTGAAGGAGATCGCGACAGGGTTCCTCGATACGTTCAAGGAAAAGGTGAAAGCCTGAGCGTTGCAGGAAATTTCAACACATTCAAGAACGACGGAAGAACAGAATAAGTAATGGCAACGTTAAAGGATATACGGACACGAATCAAAAGTGTCAAGTCGACGCAACAGGTCACCAAAGCCATGAAGATGGTGGCCGCGGCGAAGCTTCGCAGGGCCCAGGATTCGGCTATCCAGTCCCGCCCCTACGCGGCAAAGCTCGGCGAAATGCTCGGTTCGCTCTCGGTAAAGGTTGATACTTCTCTCAACCCGCTGCTTTCAAGCCGCGAGGACGTCAGGAAGGTGCTTGTCGTGCTGGTCACCTCGGACAGGGGGTTGTGCGGCGCGTTCAACACCAACATCATCAAGCTGGCCCAGAAAATCATTACCGAGGAGTATGGGGAGCTTCACCGCAACGGCAACGTCGAGCTGCTCTGCGCAGGTTCAAGGGGATACGACTTCTTCCGCAAGCGTGATTACAAGATCGCCAGGGCCTATCCCGGTGTTTTCCAGAGCCTCGATTTCAATGTGGCCAAGGAGATCGCCGAGTTCGCTTCGGAAAAGTACCTGAGCGGAGAGTACGACAGGGTCGTCATGGTCTACAACGAGTTCAAATCGGTGCTCGCCCCCACGCTCAGAAGCGAAACGCTGCTTCCGATCAGCGCCGAAGGTTCCGGGGGGTCGGGCAAAAGCGATTACCTCTACGAGCCGTCGCCAGCTTCGATCATCGATGCGCTCGTGCCGAAGCATCTCAATACTCAGGTCTGGAGGGTGATGCTGGAGTCGAACGCCGCGGAGCAGGCATCGCGTATGACCGCCATGGATTCGGCAACGGAGAACGCGAAGGAACTGCTTCGACTGCTGAACATCAGCTACAACCGGGCTCGTCAGGCAGCCATCACTACCGAGCTCAGCGAGATCGTCGCGGGCGCGGAAGCGTTGCAGGGAGAGTGATGCCCGGTTACGGATCCGATTTCAGAACGCCCCGACTCGTCGGGGCGTTTTTTTTTCTGGACGAGAAGGCGCGGTGAAAGCGCCCGGGGTTGACCGTTTGTGAAAATGATTTGTATCTTTGACTCTGCTTTTCCGCTTGATCGCAGGCACACACCATTATAAACGCATGACCGGCATGAAGGTTTTAAAATTCGGCGGTACGTCGATCGAGAACGGGGACAGGATCCGCAACGTCCTGGGCATCATCAGGGGAACCATACGCGAGACACCTGTCATCGTGGTAGTTTCGGCCATCAGGAAAGTAACCGATCTCCTCCTTGAATCGGCATTGGTCGCATGCGAGGGCGACTGCGGCTACAAACGTCTTCTGGTCGAGATCGAACAGCTTCACCGGGACCTGGTAAAGGACCTGCTCGACGGACCGGCGGCCGTCGATGTAGAGCGCTATCTTCAGGCAGAACTGGCCGAGCTGGCCGATGTGCTGCACGGAGTCTGTCTTCTCAGGGAGCTTTCCGACAAGAGCAGCGCTCTCGTGATGAGTTTCGGGGAGAGGTTTTCCGCCTACATTCTCAGCGGCTTTCTCGGCCAGGAGGGCATCGATGCGTTTTATGCCGACGCGAGGAAAATAATCGTGACCGATACCAACCACTGCGATGCCCGGGTTGATATGAAAGCCTCGTCGAAACGTATTCTCGAATGGGCAGGGAAGGAAAAGGGGATTGCCGTGGTCACCGGTTACATCGGAGCTGCTCCCGACGGAACGGTAACGACTCTCGGAAGAGGCGGTTCAGACTATACGGCGACCATCGTCGGTTCGGTGCTCGGAGCCGTGGAGATACAGATATGGACAGACGTGGACGGATTTTTCAGCGCTGATCCCAAACGGGTCAAGGATGCAAGGGTGTTGCCTTTCGTCAGCTACGAGGAAGCGATGGAGCTTTCTCATTCCGGTGCAAAGGTGTTGCATCCCTACGCGGTCCAGCCGGCGATGAAAGCCGGAATTCCCATCAGTATCAGAAACTCGCTCGATCCTTCCGCTCCCGGCACGCGAATCGCCGCAAGGCAAGAAGCGTGGAGCGGCGAGGCGCACCCGGTCACCGGCCTGAGTTCCATCAACAGCGTCGTGTTGCTGAACCTTTCCGGCAGCGGCATGATCGGCGTTCCGGGGATCGCATCGAGGCTTTTCAGTTGCCTGGCGCGCAACTTGATCAATATCATCTTTATTTCCCAGGCCTCTTCCGAGCAATCCATCAGCCTTGTGGTCAATCTCTCGCAGGCCGAGAAGGCGCGCAGGACGCTTCTCGAAGAGTTCGCCGTCGAACTGGCCACGCGCCAGATCGAGACCGTTTCCGTCAGGAAGCATATCGCCATTATCGCTGTTGTCGGCAACAACATGACGGGACACCCCGGTGTTTCCGCCCATCTTTTCGAGACCCTCGGCAAAAACGGGGTCAACGTCATCGCAGTCGCCCAGGGCTCGAACGAGATGAATATTTCGTTCGTCATCGACAGTCGTGACGAGGACAAGGCCCTCAACTGCGTGCACCAGTCGTTCTTCCTCTCACGGCGGAGAGTGCATGTTTTCATCGTCGGAACAGGCACTATCGCCAAAAGCCTGATCGGGCAGATCCGGGATCACGGCCGCACTCTCCGTGAAGAGAACGATCTCGACGTGGTCGTCAGCGGCCTCGCGAACACGCGCATGATGGCTATTCGGGACGAGGGCATCGACCTGCGGGACTGGGAACGTCAACTCAAGCCCCGCGACGACGACAAAACGGTCGCCGGTTACCTCTCCAG
It encodes the following:
- a CDS encoding homoserine kinase; protein product: MKTVRGFASATIGNVACGFDILGFAITEPGDEVVLTLHEGREEELPVSIASISGDGGALPRDPKKNTSSFVVLKFLEYIRTQKNVDFKGHIELELIKKLPLSSGMGSSAASAAAALVAANELLGRPCDKMELVHFAIEGERVACGTAHADNAAPAMLGNFVLIRSYNPIDLITIPSPENLYCTLAHPHIELRTAYARSVLPRTIPLKTATEQWGNVGALVSGLLMSDYELIGRSLVDVIAEPRRAPLIPGFYDVKRAALGAGALGCSIAGSGPSIFAFSSSAPVAEKVGEAMRNAFLESRERLEADIWVSPVCKEGARIL
- a CDS encoding lysophospholipid acyltransferase family protein — its product is MTLQTLLFFLVVLPVMFFGLLIALVVNLADPSGDSFHRMAAWWGRFCARLMGIDVEVTGETLYDHERNYLIVSNHAGMADIPLILGMIPLNMRFVAKEELGKIPVFGWAIKQAGYVLIKRGQNREALKSLFKAVEVLKSGRSVHIFPEGTRSENGDLGPFKRGAFIIAEKAGVPVLPVTIIGSNRLTPKKSLKISKATVRLIIGKPIDTSGKTAQEIQEYAFETISRGLDKYGRAA
- the ribH gene encoding 6,7-dimethyl-8-ribityllumazine synthase, which gives rise to MTIRTIEGVLDARDARFALVVSRFNDFIGQKLVEGALDCILRHGGSEENIEIFKCPGSFELPAAAKKAAVSGRYDAVITLGAIIRGATAHFDVIAAEATKGIAQVALDTMVPVTFGVLTTDNLEQAIERAGTKAGNKGFDAAMAAIEMVNLYRQL
- a CDS encoding D-sedoheptulose-7-phosphate isomerase, with protein sequence MEILGRKDESCRHDGGEERMEDFVRRTMRSSADLVGRVADAGSERIVSMAAVIADVFRSEGKLLLCGNGGSASDAQHLATELTIRYRKSVLRRALPAIALSADTSALTAGANDLGYDQVFARLVEAYGRSGDVLLGISTSGNSMSVYNALRRGRSIGMHTLALLGGDGGRIREVSDHSIIVPYAEAADRVQECHIVIGHVIIDCIERMLGYCVDSPETGK
- the thrC gene encoding threonine synthase; translated protein: MIFYSTNKKTTPATLKKATLEGLASDGGLYVPAVIPVFSEEEKALLRGAPFKDIAFAIAKKFASGEIEDDRLADIVEKSFDFNTPIIPLDNRTYVEELFNGPTLAFKDYGARFLARLTGYFAAQENKLITILVATSGDTGSAVAYGFRDVANTRVVLLYPSGKVSRLQEQQLTTVGGNVTALEVDGDFDDCQRLVKQAFMDGELRQRLTLTSANSINVSRLIPQSFYYAWASMQLEKKHDGKQPVFSVPSGNYGNLTAGVLAKKMGFPIACFVAASNANDSVTRYLEDGRYEPRPTVGTLSTAMDVGNPSNFARLRHFYDGDYRAMGRDISGHAVSDAQTLETIRSVYDRFGYIMDPHTAVGYAGLEAFRASNPEIDGPGVVLSTAHPAKFIESIKKALGMDITIPDRLQDVLDRQKISIEIGSDYRDLETFLTHLDSGH
- the atpA gene encoding F0F1 ATP synthase subunit alpha; translated protein: MSTTVRPDEVSAILRKQLAGFESEADVYDVGTVLQVGDGIARIYGLSKVAAGELLEFPNNVMGMALNLEEDNVGAVLFGESDSVKEGDSVKRTDILASIPAGEAMLGRVIDPLGKPIDGKGPIDTRIRLPLERRAPGVIYRKSVHEPLQTGLKAIDSMIPIGRGQRELIIGDRQTGKTAVAIDTIINQKGNGVYCIYVAVGQKGSTVAQVVNTLEKNGAMEYTTVISATASDPAPMQFIAPYAGATIGEYFRDTGRHALVIYDDLSKQAVAYRQLSLLLRRPPGREAYPGDVFYLHSRLLERAAKITDDLEVAKKMNDLPEDLKPIVKGGGSLTALPIIETQAGDVSAYIPTNVISITDGQIFLESNLFNSGQRPAINVGISVSRVGGSAQIKAMKKVAGTLRLDLAQFRELEAFSKFGSDLDKATKAQLDRGARLVEILKQGQYVPMPVEKQVAILYVGTQGILDQLDTKYVRKFEEEFLSLLEHKHGEILKTIAETGQMDADLASRLKEIATGFLDTFKEKVKA
- a CDS encoding F0F1 ATP synthase subunit gamma, giving the protein MATLKDIRTRIKSVKSTQQVTKAMKMVAAAKLRRAQDSAIQSRPYAAKLGEMLGSLSVKVDTSLNPLLSSREDVRKVLVVLVTSDRGLCGAFNTNIIKLAQKIITEEYGELHRNGNVELLCAGSRGYDFFRKRDYKIARAYPGVFQSLDFNVAKEIAEFASEKYLSGEYDRVVMVYNEFKSVLAPTLRSETLLPISAEGSGGSGKSDYLYEPSPASIIDALVPKHLNTQVWRVMLESNAAEQASRMTAMDSATENAKELLRLLNISYNRARQAAITTELSEIVAGAEALQGE